Proteins encoded in a region of the Novibacillus thermophilus genome:
- a CDS encoding DUF3388 domain-containing protein, translating into MSSREWYLEYQIHKNRPGLLGDIASVLGMMKINIITINGVDHRRRGMLLQTEAKEKVEALSRLLNNVDKVTVTALRPPTILDRLAIRHGHYIERDTGSQRTFRFVRNELGLLVDFMAELFKRPGHQLIGIRGMPRVGKTESIVAASVCASKRWTFVSSTLLRQTVRHQLADDELSDEHVYIIDGIVTTMRGSEKHQMLVREVLRNSATKVIEHPDIFVRETEYTMEDFDCIIELRSHPNEEITYETVNAGYSSFDIS; encoded by the coding sequence ATGAGTTCAAGGGAGTGGTATTTGGAGTACCAAATACATAAAAACCGCCCCGGACTGTTGGGGGATATTGCCTCTGTACTCGGCATGATGAAAATAAACATCATCACGATCAACGGTGTCGACCACCGGCGCAGGGGGATGTTGTTGCAGACGGAAGCAAAAGAAAAAGTTGAAGCGTTGTCCCGGTTACTGAACAATGTAGACAAAGTGACAGTTACAGCATTGCGCCCTCCGACGATACTCGACAGGCTTGCAATCCGTCACGGACACTATATTGAGAGAGATACTGGAAGTCAGCGCACATTTCGCTTTGTTCGCAACGAACTGGGGTTGTTGGTCGACTTCATGGCCGAACTGTTCAAACGACCGGGTCACCAGTTAATCGGCATACGCGGGATGCCCCGCGTCGGCAAGACGGAATCTATTGTCGCCGCCAGTGTGTGTGCCAGTAAGCGTTGGACGTTTGTCTCTTCGACACTGCTTCGGCAAACAGTGCGCCACCAGCTAGCCGACGATGAGCTGTCGGATGAGCACGTCTACATCATTGACGGTATCGTGACCACGATGCGGGGTTCGGAAAAACATCAGATGCTCGTTCGGGAAGTCCTGCGCAACAGTGCGACTAAAGTGATTGAACATCCCGACATTTTTGTGCGTGAGACTGAGTATACGATGGAAGATTTTGATTGCATCATCGAGCTCAGGAGCCATCCGAACGAGGAGATTACGTATGAGACTGTTAATGCCGGATATTCTTCTTTCGATATCAGTTAA
- the pgsA gene encoding CDP-diacylglycerol--glycerol-3-phosphate 3-phosphatidyltransferase, which yields MNLPNKITIARIVLIPVIILFLSVNFDLGTLQVGSSVISVSEVIAVLVFIVAASTDGLDGYIARKRKLVTNLGKLLDPLADKLLITAALVSLVEMQRLDAWIAVIIIGREFAVTGLRLIAVEKGYVIAASKLAKWKTSIQIVALVSLMLNNVPFSFVQIPFAQIAIWAAVIITVWSGVDYFVKNREILVKA from the coding sequence TTGAATCTCCCCAATAAAATTACGATCGCACGCATTGTTTTAATTCCAGTGATCATTTTGTTTTTGTCGGTCAATTTCGACCTGGGGACATTGCAAGTCGGCAGTTCTGTCATTTCAGTCAGTGAAGTCATTGCAGTGCTCGTTTTTATTGTCGCTGCCAGCACCGACGGACTGGACGGCTATATTGCCCGGAAAAGGAAACTCGTCACGAATTTAGGGAAACTGCTCGACCCTTTGGCCGACAAGTTGTTGATCACAGCGGCGTTAGTGTCCTTGGTCGAGATGCAGCGGCTAGACGCATGGATCGCTGTCATCATTATCGGGCGGGAGTTCGCCGTCACTGGTCTGCGCTTGATTGCGGTAGAAAAAGGTTACGTCATCGCGGCCAGCAAACTCGCCAAGTGGAAAACGTCGATTCAAATCGTGGCGTTGGTCTCCTTAATGCTGAATAACGTTCCGTTTTCTTTTGTTCAGATTCCGTTTGCTCAAATCGCGATTTGGGCGGCTGTCATCATCACTGTTTGGTCTGGCGTAGACTATTTTGTCAAAAATAGGGAAATCCTGGTGAAGGCATAA
- the yfmF gene encoding EF-P 5-aminopentanol modification-associated protein YfmF yields MSAPLFQQTEVNRVNVHVLPTDKYKTNTIVVNIQRPLTEEAVTRTALLPQVLRRGTQSFPSLKAIKDHLDEMYGATFYGNVMKRGERHILQFGLELANERYLSDTAPLLERGMAFLGEVLTRPATEENGFVRRYVQSEKQNLRQRIESLIDDKMRYAAERCVQEMCKGEPYSLFNYGDVQQLEAIDPEGLHAEFHEMLRTAPVDVFVVGDVEPKDVVDLVGRHFRFEREKVQPVDVAPPVHRVEKVRRVVDRLDVQQGKLNLGLRTQTGIQDDDYVSLMVYNGILGGFPHSKLFVNVREKASLAYYASSRLESHKGLLTIQSGIEIENFERALNIIEQQLDDLRKGRITDQELEQTQTMLSNQLREMQDRPNQLIDFYYHGVLSGRRRSLDDFLSEIRRTTKGDVEKMAGKVTLDTVYFLRNRQEG; encoded by the coding sequence TTGTCAGCGCCGCTTTTTCAGCAGACAGAAGTCAACCGCGTCAACGTCCACGTCCTGCCGACGGACAAATACAAAACCAACACGATTGTCGTCAACATTCAGCGACCGTTGACAGAAGAAGCGGTCACGCGCACCGCTCTCCTCCCGCAAGTTTTGCGCCGCGGCACACAATCTTTCCCCAGTTTGAAGGCCATAAAAGATCATTTGGACGAGATGTACGGGGCCACGTTTTACGGGAATGTGATGAAACGGGGCGAACGGCACATTTTACAGTTCGGGCTGGAACTTGCCAACGAACGCTATTTGTCTGACACGGCACCGCTTTTGGAGAGGGGAATGGCGTTCCTCGGGGAAGTTTTGACGAGGCCTGCTACGGAAGAAAACGGTTTTGTCCGCCGGTACGTTCAATCGGAAAAACAAAACTTGCGGCAGCGCATTGAAAGCCTCATCGACGACAAAATGCGTTATGCGGCCGAACGCTGTGTCCAAGAGATGTGCAAAGGAGAACCGTACAGTTTGTTTAACTACGGTGACGTCCAACAGCTGGAGGCGATCGACCCCGAAGGGTTACACGCCGAATTTCACGAGATGTTGCGCACAGCCCCTGTCGACGTTTTCGTCGTCGGTGACGTCGAACCAAAAGACGTCGTCGATCTCGTCGGTCGTCACTTCCGCTTTGAGCGGGAAAAAGTTCAACCAGTGGACGTCGCCCCGCCGGTACACCGTGTAGAAAAAGTGCGCCGCGTGGTGGACCGCCTAGATGTCCAACAGGGAAAATTAAATCTAGGACTGAGAACGCAGACGGGAATACAAGATGACGATTACGTCTCGCTCATGGTTTACAACGGCATTCTTGGCGGTTTTCCCCATTCCAAGCTGTTTGTCAATGTGCGGGAGAAAGCGAGTTTGGCCTATTATGCCTCTTCGCGCCTCGAATCGCACAAGGGTCTCTTAACCATTCAGTCCGGGATCGAAATAGAGAATTTCGAACGCGCCCTCAACATTATCGAACAGCAGCTGGACGATCTCAGAAAGGGACGCATCACCGATCAGGAATTGGAACAAACGCAAACGATGCTCTCCAATCAGTTGCGGGAGATGCAGGATCGTCCGAATCAGCTTATTGACTTTTACTATCACGGCGTCTTGTCAGGAAGACGTCGCTCCCTAGACGACTTTTTGTCAGAGATCAGACGCACGACAAAAGGTGATGTGGAAAAGATGGCAGGCAAAGTAACCCTTGACACTGTGTACTTTTTGCGCAACCGACAGGAGGGGTAA
- a CDS encoding DUF3243 domain-containing protein, with product MSVLENFEDWKGFLHDRVEQARSLGMDNQMIANMAQEIGDYLAQEVHPENGEEKLLKQMWEVSTEEEQQTLANIMVKLVGQTH from the coding sequence ATGTCTGTCTTAGAGAACTTTGAAGATTGGAAGGGGTTTTTGCACGACCGCGTCGAGCAAGCCCGTTCCCTCGGTATGGATAATCAAATGATCGCCAACATGGCACAGGAAATCGGTGATTACTTAGCGCAAGAAGTCCATCCGGAAAACGGAGAAGAAAAGTTGCTGAAACAGATGTGGGAAGTGAGCACTGAAGAGGAACAACAGACTCTCGCCAACATAATGGTGAAACTGGTCGGCCAAACCCATTAG
- the yfmH gene encoding EF-P 5-aminopentanol modification-associated protein YfmH produces METIVFDQLKETLYHEQLPNGLNVYILPKQGFQKTYATFTTRYGSIDNDFQPPHGERVQVPDGIAHFLEHKMFEQEDGDVFEDFSKNGASANAFTSFDRTAYLFSCTDRVEENLTTLINFVQDPYFTDENVEKEKGIIGQEIQMYDDNPDWRVYFGLIEAMYREHPVRIDIAGTVASIANITKETLYLCYETFYHPSNMVLFVVGGVDHENIMQLVRDNQAAKPFEMKGEIKRFYPQETGDIHQSLNEVQLPVGISKCLMGFKEEKSALQGDDFLKREFATQIALEALFGQSSDLYQRLYDDGLIDDQFGFDYVLEHGYGFSMFGGDTKDPDALIQRIRSALPEYVDKGIADDVFERLRKKKIGEFLRQLNSPEFIANQFTRYRFNQADLFRVVPVLENLQVEDINDRLQHHFQLDRCAASVVRPLKADAPAS; encoded by the coding sequence GTGGAAACGATCGTATTTGACCAGTTGAAGGAAACGCTCTATCACGAACAATTGCCGAACGGCTTAAACGTGTATATCCTCCCAAAACAGGGCTTTCAAAAAACGTACGCGACGTTTACGACGCGCTACGGGTCTATCGACAACGACTTTCAGCCCCCTCACGGGGAGCGCGTGCAAGTGCCGGACGGGATTGCCCACTTTTTGGAACACAAAATGTTTGAACAAGAAGATGGCGACGTTTTTGAGGACTTTTCCAAAAACGGTGCCTCAGCCAACGCCTTCACCAGTTTCGACCGCACCGCTTATTTGTTTTCGTGCACCGATCGGGTGGAAGAAAATCTGACGACGCTCATCAACTTCGTGCAGGACCCGTATTTTACCGATGAAAATGTGGAAAAGGAGAAAGGCATTATTGGTCAAGAAATCCAAATGTACGACGACAATCCGGACTGGCGCGTCTACTTCGGGTTGATCGAGGCGATGTACCGTGAACATCCGGTGCGCATCGACATTGCCGGTACGGTTGCCTCCATTGCAAACATTACAAAGGAAACGCTGTACTTATGTTATGAAACGTTCTACCACCCGAGCAACATGGTCCTGTTCGTCGTCGGCGGCGTTGACCACGAAAACATTATGCAACTCGTGCGGGACAATCAGGCGGCTAAACCTTTTGAGATGAAAGGGGAGATCAAGCGGTTTTATCCGCAAGAGACCGGGGACATTCACCAATCCTTGAACGAAGTTCAGCTTCCTGTCGGCATCTCGAAGTGTCTGATGGGCTTTAAAGAGGAGAAGTCGGCGCTTCAAGGTGACGATTTTCTCAAGCGGGAATTTGCGACCCAAATTGCACTCGAAGCACTCTTTGGCCAGAGTTCCGACTTGTACCAACGACTGTACGACGACGGACTGATAGACGATCAGTTCGGCTTTGACTACGTGTTGGAACACGGCTACGGATTTAGTATGTTCGGTGGAGACACGAAAGACCCGGACGCCTTGATCCAGCGCATTCGATCCGCTTTACCCGAATATGTTGACAAAGGGATCGCCGATGACGTGTTTGAACGGCTGCGCAAAAAGAAAATTGGAGAATTTTTGCGCCAATTGAATTCCCCCGAGTTCATCGCCAACCAGTTTACCCGATATCGCTTCAACCAAGCTGATTTGTTCCGGGTCGTGCCGGTGTTGGAGAACTTACAGGTTGAAGATATCAACGACCGCTTACAGCACCACTTTCAACTCGACCGTTGCGCCGCTTCTGTCGTTCGCCCGCTAAAGGCCGATGCGCCCGCTAGCTGA
- the ymfI gene encoding elongation factor P 5-aminopentanone reductase, translating into MRPLAEQVVLICGASRGIGAAVAKRFSAYRATLALHYNQSREKAEEVAQVCRTNGSQVWTVAADVKDREAVKCMVHSALQRWGRIDSVVYCSGISNSGLFQHMSEQDYEDVMNTHVRGLFYVLKAVAPCLLKQKQGRVVCLSSIWGSTGGAGEVLYSAAKGAVNGFVKALAKEWAPSGITVNAVAPGAIDTDMLDSLSREDREATVAAIPLDRLGTPEDVAFWVTHLCSPESGYMTGQILHVNGGWFTP; encoded by the coding sequence ATGCGCCCGCTAGCTGAACAAGTCGTGCTCATTTGCGGTGCGAGCCGCGGGATAGGTGCTGCCGTCGCGAAGCGGTTCAGCGCATATCGAGCAACGCTCGCGCTCCATTACAACCAATCCCGTGAAAAAGCGGAAGAAGTGGCGCAGGTTTGCCGTACCAACGGATCTCAAGTGTGGACGGTCGCGGCCGATGTGAAGGACCGAGAGGCTGTTAAGTGCATGGTGCATTCAGCTTTGCAGCGGTGGGGACGCATCGACTCGGTCGTATACTGTTCCGGCATCAGCAACTCGGGGCTGTTTCAGCACATGTCGGAACAGGATTACGAGGATGTGATGAACACACACGTTCGCGGGTTGTTTTACGTGCTAAAAGCCGTCGCTCCCTGCCTTTTGAAGCAAAAACAAGGACGGGTCGTCTGTCTTTCCTCCATCTGGGGGAGTACGGGCGGCGCTGGCGAAGTGTTGTACTCAGCTGCCAAAGGTGCAGTGAACGGGTTTGTTAAAGCGCTGGCTAAAGAGTGGGCGCCTTCGGGCATTACGGTTAACGCCGTGGCCCCTGGTGCGATTGATACTGACATGCTCGATTCGTTAAGTCGCGAAGACCGGGAGGCGACTGTGGCTGCCATTCCCCTCGACCGACTGGGTACGCCTGAAGACGTCGCCTTTTGGGTTACCCACTTGTGCTCGCCTGAGAGCGGGTATATGACCGGGCAGATTTTGCACGTGAACGGCGGATGGTTTACTCCTTAA
- a CDS encoding helix-turn-helix domain-containing protein produces MSSVGQTLREAREAKGLTLKDIQESTKIQPHYLKAIEEDRFDRLPGHFYTRAFIRTYAEHVGIDPKPLLAEITKPEEDELESVQEFQTLSRRADREREPSFSLAKWFSRGLLILFLVLVGTVIYTAVDGANMGVDFFSGENSEDEKQTNSESSGEGVDDAGDDTQEERETEENVEPAVTVEKTSEEGENIYYTVNGTDELTMDVKTSDRVWVEVREGDSKGEVLTSEVLAEGDSQQFTSKNGLYIRVGNPPGLELSVNDTDIATDFKEPRNFIFELNPSE; encoded by the coding sequence ATGTCCAGTGTAGGCCAAACTCTGAGGGAGGCTCGGGAAGCCAAGGGGTTGACACTTAAAGATATACAAGAAAGCACCAAAATTCAACCGCATTATTTAAAAGCGATCGAAGAAGACCGATTTGACAGGTTGCCGGGGCACTTTTACACGCGTGCATTTATACGCACGTACGCTGAACACGTCGGGATCGATCCGAAACCTCTGCTTGCCGAGATAACGAAACCCGAGGAAGATGAACTGGAATCTGTGCAGGAGTTCCAAACCTTGAGCCGCCGGGCTGACAGAGAGAGAGAGCCTTCCTTTTCGCTAGCGAAGTGGTTTTCGCGGGGGCTGTTGATACTGTTTTTGGTTCTCGTCGGCACTGTCATCTATACAGCCGTCGACGGGGCCAACATGGGTGTGGACTTTTTTTCAGGGGAGAACAGCGAAGACGAGAAACAAACGAATTCCGAGAGTAGTGGGGAAGGCGTGGACGATGCAGGTGACGACACTCAGGAGGAACGGGAAACTGAAGAAAACGTAGAACCAGCGGTTACAGTCGAAAAAACAAGTGAAGAAGGGGAAAACATTTACTACACGGTAAACGGAACAGATGAGTTGACGATGGACGTGAAGACGAGTGACCGGGTGTGGGTCGAAGTGCGGGAAGGTGACTCGAAAGGAGAGGTCTTAACTTCAGAAGTGTTGGCGGAAGGGGATTCCCAACAGTTCACATCGAAAAACGGTCTGTACATTCGAGTCGGCAATCCGCCCGGGCTCGAACTTTCGGTAAACGATACGGACATTGCGACAGACTTCAAAGAGCCGCGCAATTTTATTTTTGAGCTCAATCCAAGTGAGTAA
- a CDS encoding alkaline phosphatase family protein: protein MANVLFIVVDSLMPQPLNTLLQQRELPGFSFLISHGYQTTLTSVFPTMSVVNDSSILTGTYPDEHGIPGLVWFKRDESRIVDYGDALGNIIRQGALTVGRDTVKHLNDTHLSQQVETIHEYLAKRGISSASVNLMVRRGLSKHPLRTPFNRLLGVESVSGPEYLHLGYFLDDGTENFPTPFNQYGYGYDQVKQMTVNLMTHPNRPRLIISYLSDPDKTIHKEGPDVRRPVYDVDRFIQHILGTFPSWEDTLQTWTIAVMGDSGQSHVLQNKAKALIRLDELLSPYTLLGMGKGQNEADLAVAPNERSAYVYPLYSQMDLPQLAKRILRDERVDLVAMPTDKGAHVLTAKGELFLRKGGSQSDPYGQAWEVEGDPALLDVKGTKNCWEYGKYPDVFRQLYGAVHSQPPPFALLAAKPGYEFQFQTSPTHVGGGSHGGISEKEMTVPLIVGGTTRKPVYNRLVDMKKFMIDCLA, encoded by the coding sequence ATGGCAAACGTCTTGTTCATCGTCGTCGACTCCCTCATGCCCCAACCGCTCAACACCCTGTTGCAACAGCGGGAACTGCCTGGCTTTTCCTTTTTGATATCCCACGGCTACCAAACGACACTGACCAGTGTCTTTCCGACGATGAGTGTCGTCAACGACAGTTCCATCCTGACTGGGACGTACCCAGACGAGCACGGCATACCGGGATTAGTTTGGTTTAAGCGGGACGAGAGCCGGATCGTGGACTACGGGGACGCGTTGGGAAACATCATCCGACAAGGGGCGTTAACAGTCGGACGAGATACAGTGAAACATTTAAATGACACGCACTTGAGCCAACAGGTGGAAACGATACACGAATACTTGGCCAAACGGGGCATCTCTTCCGCATCGGTGAATCTCATGGTACGCCGGGGGCTGTCAAAACACCCCCTGCGCACACCGTTTAACCGCCTGCTCGGTGTTGAAAGCGTGAGCGGGCCAGAGTACTTGCATTTGGGTTACTTTTTGGACGACGGAACCGAGAATTTCCCCACTCCTTTCAATCAGTACGGATACGGTTACGACCAGGTGAAGCAGATGACCGTCAACTTGATGACGCATCCGAACCGACCTCGCTTGATCATCTCGTACTTGTCCGATCCAGACAAGACCATTCACAAAGAAGGTCCTGACGTAAGACGGCCTGTGTACGATGTGGACCGTTTTATCCAACACATTCTCGGGACCTTTCCTTCGTGGGAAGACACTCTACAGACGTGGACGATCGCGGTCATGGGGGACAGCGGACAGTCCCATGTGTTACAAAACAAAGCCAAGGCGTTGATCCGGCTGGACGAGTTGCTATCCCCCTACACATTGCTAGGGATGGGCAAAGGGCAAAATGAGGCTGATTTGGCCGTTGCTCCCAACGAGCGTTCCGCCTACGTGTATCCGCTCTACAGTCAAATGGATCTCCCGCAGCTAGCAAAACGGATTTTGAGGGATGAACGGGTCGATCTTGTCGCTATGCCAACAGATAAAGGCGCACACGTACTGACCGCAAAAGGAGAGCTTTTTCTCCGTAAAGGAGGATCCCAGTCTGATCCATACGGGCAAGCGTGGGAAGTGGAAGGCGATCCGGCTCTCCTCGACGTAAAAGGAACTAAAAACTGCTGGGAGTACGGGAAATACCCGGATGTGTTCCGCCAACTGTACGGAGCTGTTCACTCGCAACCGCCTCCCTTCGCCTTGCTTGCCGCCAAACCTGGCTACGAATTTCAATTTCAGACTTCCCCGACACACGTCGGCGGCGGCAGCCACGGCGGAATAAGTGAAAAAGAAATGACAGTCCCCCTCATCGTAGGGGGAACGACTCGCAAACCAGTCTACAACCGTTTAGTCGACATGAAAAAGTTTATGATAGATTGCCTTGCATAA
- a CDS encoding DMT family transporter, with translation MHKRWHVALLVLLITLTWGYAWVHMKIGLAYMGPFTFSAWRFGIGTLTLLLVLCFRKKLLPKRTHIPGIAVVGFLQTTCVFSLVMYAIRFVAAGKSSVLLYSMPIWSSLLAVHFLEERLNVRKLTGVLLGGVGLCFIVGWDVFIQRETSTALGECLIVLAALSWALANIYVKKRFSDVDTLQVSTYQMGFGTIGLILGALVVEWGDPVVFNATSIVAVLFTGVLASAFCFTAWFFVLSVIDTTTATISTMLVPVFGLYFSWLVLDEALNWQTIVGTLLILSGILVTQIRGPKERSAVRGSAADAADV, from the coding sequence TTGCACAAACGGTGGCACGTTGCATTACTCGTTTTGCTGATTACGCTCACTTGGGGCTACGCGTGGGTGCACATGAAAATCGGCTTGGCGTACATGGGCCCTTTTACTTTTTCAGCATGGCGCTTCGGAATCGGCACGTTGACGCTCCTGTTAGTGCTGTGTTTTCGCAAGAAACTGTTGCCCAAACGAACACACATCCCGGGGATAGCCGTTGTCGGATTCTTGCAGACGACGTGCGTCTTTTCACTCGTCATGTACGCCATACGCTTTGTAGCGGCCGGCAAGTCGTCGGTCCTCCTCTACTCGATGCCGATTTGGAGCAGCCTGCTGGCTGTTCATTTTTTGGAAGAACGGCTGAACGTCCGCAAGTTGACCGGGGTTTTGTTAGGAGGCGTCGGTCTTTGTTTCATTGTGGGCTGGGACGTGTTCATCCAGCGTGAAACGTCCACTGCCCTCGGAGAATGTCTCATCGTCCTCGCGGCCCTTTCCTGGGCGCTGGCCAACATTTACGTGAAGAAGCGCTTTTCCGACGTAGACACACTTCAAGTTTCAACCTACCAGATGGGTTTTGGAACGATCGGCCTTATTCTGGGAGCTCTTGTGGTGGAATGGGGCGATCCTGTCGTCTTCAATGCGACAAGCATTGTGGCCGTGTTGTTCACCGGCGTCTTGGCATCGGCTTTTTGCTTTACAGCCTGGTTCTTCGTCTTGTCGGTCATTGACACGACGACGGCGACGATCTCTACAATGCTCGTGCCGGTGTTCGGCCTCTACTTCAGCTGGCTGGTACTGGATGAAGCGTTGAATTGGCAGACGATCGTCGGAACGCTCCTCATATTGTCCGGCATTCTCGTAACTCAGATCAGAGGACCCAAGGAGCGTTCCGCAGTAAGGGGAAGCGCTGCTGATGCAGCCGACGTGTAA